Proteins co-encoded in one Spirosoma endbachense genomic window:
- a CDS encoding GDP-mannose 4,6-dehydratase, with translation MRILLTGAAGFIGSHLTEHLLTLGHTVIGLDNFDNQYDPGRKQINLHLFKEHTNFGFVQGDVRDQALLTDILRKYKCDTVVHLAARTGVRDSVREPALCIDVNVNGTLALLEAMRTTNVRRLVMASSSSVYGNSSFVPFREDDEANRPLSPYAMSKRSAELLAHTYHHLHGFDVACLRFFTVYGPRQRPEMAISRFTEKMYGEQPITIYGDGSTSRNYTYIYDTVMGISQAINHLNGFDLLNIGGVASINLRDLVSLIEQAVGKKAVIDWQPNQPGDVTLTSADLHRASNRIGYLPSIHIEEGINRFVRWYRQTVLCL, from the coding sequence ATGAGAATTTTACTCACAGGTGCAGCTGGCTTTATTGGCTCACATCTAACCGAACATCTGCTTACACTTGGTCACACCGTGATTGGGCTGGATAATTTTGATAACCAGTATGACCCCGGCAGAAAGCAAATAAATTTACACTTATTTAAAGAGCATACTAATTTCGGATTTGTCCAGGGCGATGTGCGCGATCAGGCCTTGTTGACGGATATACTCCGTAAATATAAGTGCGATACGGTTGTGCACCTGGCTGCCCGGACGGGTGTTCGGGATTCGGTTCGAGAACCAGCTTTGTGTATCGATGTCAACGTTAACGGTACGTTAGCGCTACTCGAAGCGATGCGGACAACAAACGTCCGGCGTTTAGTGATGGCCTCTTCATCATCCGTTTATGGCAATTCCAGTTTTGTACCATTCCGGGAAGACGACGAAGCAAATCGGCCTTTATCGCCCTATGCGATGTCGAAGCGGTCAGCCGAACTATTGGCACATACTTACCATCATCTGCATGGCTTTGATGTAGCCTGCCTTCGATTTTTTACCGTTTACGGTCCTCGTCAGCGTCCCGAAATGGCCATTAGCCGATTTACTGAGAAAATGTATGGAGAACAGCCCATTACAATTTATGGCGATGGTAGTACGTCCCGCAACTATACCTATATATACGATACAGTAATGGGAATTAGTCAGGCCATCAATCATCTGAATGGCTTTGACCTGTTAAATATAGGTGGGGTAGCTTCCATTAATCTTCGCGATCTGGTTAGTCTGATCGAACAGGCTGTAGGTAAAAAGGCCGTTATTGATTGGCAACCCAATCAGCCTGGCGACGTAACACTGACCTCGGCTGATTTACACCGAGCCAGTAACCGAATAGGTTATCTACCATCGATTCATATCGAAGAAGGCATCAATCGCTTCGTCCGCTGGTATCGACAAACCGTGCTTTGTTTGTAA
- a CDS encoding tyrosine-protein phosphatase, with protein sequence MRFWQTIRQTITSRSSQTLEAMTEPCFWRVDMHSHLIPGIDDGVKDPEQAVACLKQLSAWGIQKVITTPHVSRDWYPTESATLRAGQATLQALAAENNLPLQIEVAAEYLLDEFFPELLATDDLLTFGSSRYLLVEVGWAAAPRQLDDLLFRIQTRGYTPVLAHPERYSFYYEDQTTLTNLREKGCLFQLNWASLTGRYGERAQAQARFLLKKGLVDFVGSDMHRPADFTSLAALFTTSDYELLRKQPLLNESLL encoded by the coding sequence ATGCGTTTCTGGCAAACTATTCGGCAGACCATTACGTCGCGCTCTTCTCAAACACTGGAAGCCATGACTGAACCATGCTTTTGGCGGGTCGACATGCATTCCCATCTAATTCCAGGCATAGACGACGGAGTCAAAGATCCTGAGCAAGCCGTTGCATGCCTGAAACAACTTTCAGCCTGGGGTATTCAAAAAGTTATCACAACACCACATGTCAGCCGTGACTGGTATCCTACCGAATCGGCCACACTGCGAGCCGGGCAGGCTACTCTTCAGGCACTTGCCGCTGAAAACAACCTGCCGCTGCAGATCGAAGTAGCCGCTGAATACCTGCTCGACGAATTTTTCCCCGAACTTTTGGCTACTGATGATCTTCTTACCTTTGGTTCGTCGCGTTACCTCCTTGTTGAAGTCGGCTGGGCAGCTGCTCCCCGGCAGCTGGACGATTTGCTTTTTCGCATACAAACCCGAGGTTACACACCTGTATTGGCTCATCCGGAACGTTACTCGTTTTACTATGAAGACCAAACCACACTCACGAATCTGCGTGAGAAAGGTTGTCTGTTTCAATTAAACTGGGCCTCGCTTACCGGCCGTTATGGCGAGCGTGCTCAGGCTCAGGCTCGGTTTCTGTTAAAAAAAGGCCTGGTCGATTTCGTTGGTAGTGATATGCACAGACCCGCTGACTTCACCTCTCTTGCTGCGCTGTTTACAACTTCCGATTATGAGTTACTCCGAAAACAGCCACTTCTCAATGAATCGTTGCTCTGA